One segment of Theobroma cacao cultivar B97-61/B2 chromosome 9, Criollo_cocoa_genome_V2, whole genome shotgun sequence DNA contains the following:
- the LOC108663231 gene encoding glutamate receptor 2.8-like: MNDEGKSNGSYNDLLHQIEHKIVDAVVGDTTIIADRTSYVDFTLPYSESGKVMVVPIKHEKSKTLWSFSYPVSWDLWLAIILSCIFFGLVIRIMERHHTANTGFGGPPRRQLGMILWFPFSSLVFPQRAAAQWLLQICAGHVVVFGIYLDAKLHSKLVFNIDSRSVAPTSVSVQKLKEKGDNVGYQNSSFVLDFLKNRLKFDESKLKPYDTVADYHKALSKGSEHNGVAAIFDEIPYIRLFLAKHGSEYMMTGPMYRTDGFGFAFPRGSALVSYISRAILKVREDTIMDNIEKKHFKHQITSLYPVAPISASSPSLCVRSFGGLFIITGIATLLALAFSEGYFSEKLVSMAKNYGRRYLSSRAPNIEIELVAHSITMVDDSAHSTNEIQNSGDSSEVFNHNEGSVHQEDAVT, from the exons ATGAATGACGAGGGAAAGTCCAATGGTTCTTACAATGACCTTCTCCACCAGATTGAGCACAAG ATTGTTGATGCAGTGGTGGGAGACACAACAATTATTGCCGACCGTACATCATATGTCGACTTCACATTGCCTTACTCCGAGTCCGGAAAAGTAATGGTCGTACCCATCAAACATGAAAAGTCAAAAACTCTGTGGAGTTTCTCATACCCTGTAAGCTGGGATCTTTGGTTGGCAATTATTTTGTCATGCATCTTCTTTGGTCTTGTCATTCGGATTATGGAGCGCCATCACACAGCAAACACAGGATTTGGAGGGCCACCTAGACGACAGCTTGGCATGATCTTGTGGTTTCCATTCTCATCTCTAGTCTTTCCTCAAC GAGCTGCTGCTCAATGGCTACTCCAGATTTGTGCTGGTCATGTGGTTGTTTTTGGCATTTATCTTGATGCAAAGTTACACAGCAAGCTTGTCTTCAATATTGACAGTAGATCGGTTGCACCCACGTCCGTTAGCGTCCAAAAGCTCAAAGAAAAAGGTGACAATGTTGGATACCAAAACAGTTCCTTTGTGTTAGACTTCTTAAAGAATCGGTTGAAGTTCGATGAGTCCAAACTCAAGCCATATGACACTGTTGCTGATTATCACAAGGCCTTGTCTAAAGGAAGTGAACATAACGGTGTTGCTGCGATCTTCGATGAGATTCCTTATATCAGGCTCTTCCTTGCTAAACATGGTTCAGAATATATGATGACTGGCCCGATGTATAGGACTGATGGGTTTGGATTT GCATTCCCGAGAGGCTCCGCTCTCGTCTCTTATATTTCAAGGGCAATCTTGAAAGTCAGAGAGGATACAATAATGGATAACATTGAGAAAAAGCATTTTAAACATCAGATTACATCTTTATATCCGGTTGCTCCAATCTCTGCAAGTAGTCCTAGTCTTTGTGTACGTAGCTTTGGTGGTCTCTTCATCATCACAGGGATTGCCACATTGTTAGCCCTGGCTTTTTCAGAAGGCTACTTTTCGGAAAAACTTGTTTCAATGGCAAAAAATTATGGCCGAAGATATCTTTCTTCTCGAGCTCCAAATATTGAAATTGAGCTGGTAGCTCATTCAATAACTATGGTGGACGATAGTGCACATTCTACtaatgaaattcaaaattcagGGGATTCTTCTGAAGTTTTTAACCACAATGAGGGAAGTGTTCATCAAGAAGATGCAGTAACTTGA